One Plasmodium cynomolgi strain B DNA, chromosome 12, whole genome shotgun sequence genomic region harbors:
- a CDS encoding tetratricopeptide repeat protein 11 (putative): MPKTQFDYACMLICSSDLKNIQLASSLLHELLLINYNRIDCLYQLAIAHIKLRDYKKAKNYLNALLKIDARNSNALALKSLLFDLISSDGLIGALLVALTACGIYLSFKSFKFF, from the coding sequence ATGCCAAAGACCCAGTTCGACTACGCATGCATGCTAATCTGCTCGTCGGACCTAAAGAACATCCAGCTTGCCTCATCCCTGCTGCATGAGTTGCTACTGATCAACTACAACCGAATCGATTGCCTGTACCAGCTAGCCATCGCGCACATCAAATTGCGGGACTATAAAAAGGCGAAGAACTACCTAAACGCGTTACTCAAAATCGATGCCAGAAATAGCAATGCGCTGGCCCTGAAAAGCCTTCTCTTCGACTTAATCTCGTCGGATGGACTGATCGGCGCACTGCTCGTGGCCCTCACCGCCTGCGGCATTTACTTGTCCTTCAAAtcgtttaaatttttttaa
- a CDS encoding hypothetical protein (putative), protein MYGSSKLFSNSNSNCNSAGSKGSPLSSFLNEQELQAVRSKRITFCSKFEGRVDVVLKPLEGSSGPSAGESSTGGPSTDGGTSTGVSSTGVPSTDGATSKGHRPTQFLSQERFHQLAKHKHSYVYDFEIANIGKLSEYEAGELVNVYLHNGEELGIGILNRKSNLVIRIIDRDVRKSINDHFFITKLYESVKRRFHYLYRDVHLCSWMYSLRVRNGINVYCKMVSSTSDGLPGLVVYFLGKDIYIRYDNLAIQKFRSIIEKELDAIFSPQNVFCKRIVSKKEKRAQQGKEYTFETIKGDHSDTHHSDIQHCENGLTFYSNMSDTMYAPFHVENKRDRLFLRSICDGANVLCVDGNVGEYIISCAAVSEAASDSREAPGVSILLSESAKNASYVERNIKQNGCGQVMLLYREDILDELKNMHMNNLRFELIIFNIKSNIVFRSSSYTSLYGKRYTASFKGVHKHLVCLADLLQEGGLLFVTAELSARDYHQFLNIVKCVFERRKRSLSIVYENACSVEDGILCNDQTTWYLRSVCFRLGCP, encoded by the exons ATGTATGGGTCAAGCAAACTCTTCTCCAACAGCAACTCCAACTGCAACTCTGCTGGCAGTAAAGGGTCCCCGTTGTCCTCCTTCCTAAACGAGCAGGAGTTACAGGCAGTACGGAGCAAACGAATCACGTTTTGCAGCAAATTTGAAGGAAGAGTGGACGTTGTGTTGAAGCCGCTGGAGGGGAGCAGTGGTCCTTCCGCTGGGGAGTCTTCCACAGGGGGGCCCTCCACAGATGGCGGTACCTCCACGGGTGTGTCCTCAACAGGGGTGCCCTCCACAGATGGCGCTACCTCCAAGGGGCACCGCCCAACACAGTTCCTCTCCCAGGAGAGGTTCCACCAATTGGCAAAGCACAAACACAGCTATGTATACGACTTCGAAATCGCAAACATCGGGAAGTTGAGCGAGTATGAAGCTGGAGAGCTGGTGAATGTGTATCTCCATAACGGAGAGGAACTCGGGATAGGAATTTTGAACAGAAAGAGCAACCTAGTCATCCGCATCATCGACAGAGACGTCCGAAAAAGCATTAacgatcatttttttatcacaaaatTGTACGAGAGTGTAAAAAGGAGATTTCATTACCTATACAGAGATGTACATCTGTGCAGCTGGATGTATTCATTACGGGTTCGAAACGGGATCAATGTGTATTGCAAAATGGTTAGCTCGACTAGTGATGGCTTGCCGGGACTAGTCGTGTATTTCCTCGGGAAGGATATTTACATCAGATATGATAATCTAGCCATCCAAAAATTCAGGTCCATCATCGAGAAGGAACTAGACGCGATTTTCTCCCCGCAAAACGTTTTCTGTAAAAGGATTgtgagcaaaaaggagaagcgagCTCAGCAGGGGAAAGAATACACCTTCGAAACGATTAAGGGAGACCACTCCGACACTCACCACTCCGACATTCAGCACTGCGAAAATGGGCTCACCTTTTACAGTAACATGTCCGATACAATGTATGCTCCTTTTCACGTTGAGAACAAACGAGATCGACTCTTCCTGCGCTCCATCTGTGACGGTGCCAACGTTTTATGTGTCGATGGGAACGTCGGCGAGTATATCATTAGCTGTGCAGCTGTTTCGGAGGCTGCTTCCGATTCGAGGGAAGCACCAGGAGTGTCTATCCTCCTGTCGGAGTCCGCCAAAAATGCGAGTTACGTCGAACGGAATATTAAGCAGAACGGCTGTGGGCAGGTCATGCTCCTCTACCGGGAAG ACATTCTGGACGAGCTCAAAAACATGCATATGAACAACCTCAG ATTCGAGTTAATCATTTTCAACATAAAAAGTAACATCGTTTTTAGAAGCAGCTCCTACACGAGCCTCTACGGGAAGAGGTACACGGCCTCCTTCAAGGGGGTGCACAAGCATTTGGTTTGCCTCGCGGACCTTCTGCAGGAGGGTG GCCTCCTATTCGTGACGGCCGAACTCTCGGCACGGGACTACCACCAGTTCCTAAATATTGTCAAATGCGTGTTTGAGCGCAGGAAGCGCAGTCTTTCCATTGTGTACGAAAATGCATGCAGTGTGGAGGATGG CATTCTCTGCAACGACCAAACGACCTGGTACTTGCGATCCGTATGTTTTAGACTTGGGTGTCCCTAA